Proteins found in one Isachenkonia alkalipeptolytica genomic segment:
- a CDS encoding GNAT family N-acetyltransferase, which translates to MDTAKYFQEFPVLESKRLVLRGIKSEDGKDLYKYYSDEEVTQYMNINSLDREEEARKLIEKMQGRYEKEEILPWGITFKGEDRLIGTCYLSDFSMGSMATLSYDLSKRHWNVGIMTESLKLIASFAFYQLGLHRIQSFVHPENIASIELLEKLDFTNEGYLRQYQYHYGEKDFRNVFIFSLLKKDFECESICPA; encoded by the coding sequence ATGGATACAGCGAAATATTTCCAGGAATTTCCCGTGCTGGAGTCAAAAAGACTGGTGCTAAGAGGGATCAAAAGCGAGGATGGAAAGGATCTTTATAAATATTACTCCGATGAGGAGGTAACCCAATATATGAATATCAACAGTCTTGATAGGGAAGAAGAAGCGAGAAAACTAATTGAAAAGATGCAGGGGCGATACGAAAAAGAAGAGATCCTTCCCTGGGGGATTACCTTCAAGGGAGAGGACCGTCTGATCGGAACCTGTTATTTATCGGATTTTTCCATGGGGTCCATGGCAACCCTGAGTTACGATTTATCGAAGCGACATTGGAACGTGGGAATTATGACCGAGAGTTTAAAACTGATTGCATCCTTCGCATTTTATCAGCTGGGTCTTCATCGTATTCAGTCCTTTGTTCATCCGGAAAATATCGCCTCCATTGAATTATTGGAAAAGCTGGACTTTACAAATGAAGGGTATTTAAGGCAGTATCAGTACCACTATGGTGAAAAAGACTTTCGAAACGTATTTATTTTTTCTTTGCTAAAAAAAGATTTTGAATGCGAGTCAATTTGTCCAGCGTAA
- the thrB gene encoding homoserine kinase codes for MVIVKIPATTANLGPGFDCLGLALNLYNYVSLEKSKEFKIEIMGEGREDISKDQGNIVYQCIQAVVKKAYEKKGFQERRNKRKEYQKNIFKKEDFKTLHITLTNNIPPARGLGSSSSALVGGALGANYLLGSPLSHGELLKIMTEIEGHPDNILPALFGGLLVSTQLEDGEILWSKTKVNPQWRYVVVIPDFQLTTDKSRSALPKNIPFKDAAFNLGRISLVMEGFLKEDISLLGKVMDDRIHEPYRRELVPGLKEILKTLRRERYPVALSGAGPTVMAIVESEEEGEGLGKRMQEIFLQYEVTSSVKVLSPNNNGAEVLSSTAIEPLIKK; via the coding sequence ATGGTTATTGTAAAGATTCCCGCAACCACCGCCAATCTGGGCCCCGGTTTCGACTGTTTAGGCTTGGCACTGAATTTATACAACTATGTATCCCTTGAAAAAAGCAAGGAATTTAAGATTGAGATCATGGGCGAGGGGAGAGAAGACATCTCCAAAGATCAAGGGAATATCGTTTATCAATGCATTCAAGCGGTGGTTAAAAAGGCTTATGAAAAGAAAGGATTTCAGGAGAGACGTAATAAAAGAAAGGAATATCAAAAGAACATATTTAAGAAAGAGGATTTTAAAACCCTTCATATTACCTTGACAAACAACATCCCGCCGGCCAGGGGGCTTGGGAGCTCCTCTTCGGCCTTGGTGGGCGGCGCTCTCGGGGCGAACTACCTACTGGGCAGTCCTCTTTCCCATGGGGAGCTGTTAAAAATCATGACGGAAATCGAAGGGCATCCTGACAATATTCTCCCCGCCCTATTCGGAGGGCTGCTGGTCAGTACTCAATTGGAGGATGGGGAAATTCTTTGGAGCAAAACGAAAGTGAATCCCCAGTGGCGCTACGTGGTAGTAATTCCGGATTTTCAATTAACCACTGATAAATCCCGATCGGCACTACCCAAAAACATTCCCTTTAAGGACGCCGCTTTTAATCTTGGAAGGATCAGTTTGGTCATGGAGGGCTTTTTAAAGGAGGACATCAGTCTTTTGGGAAAGGTAATGGATGACCGTATTCATGAACCCTACCGGAGGGAGTTGGTACCGGGGCTGAAGGAGATTTTAAAGACCCTTCGCAGAGAACGGTATCCTGTGGCCCTAAGCGGTGCGGGACCCACGGTTATGGCCATTGTTGAAAGTGAAGAAGAGGGGGAGGGCTTAGGCAAAAGAATGCAGGAGATCTTCTTGCAATATGAAGTGACCTCCTCAGTGAAGGTGCTGTCACCGAATAACAACGGGGCAGAGGTACTGTCCTCCACGGCGATTGAACCCTTAATTAAAAAGTAG